The proteins below come from a single Branchiostoma floridae strain S238N-H82 chromosome 5, Bfl_VNyyK, whole genome shotgun sequence genomic window:
- the LOC118416447 gene encoding fez family zinc finger protein 1-like isoform X2, whose protein sequence is MPKSFLVKTVKGKDSADARHRVSETPHTYSEPWSYTEEGLVDNAFSGHQSDNGMNMAMFGTLATRAELGGGTKTTGPQPGDRDSGCSLAARVEPRSSDKKELAFSIARIMEPSPNKPTPRLSAGTAVDSTADFRRGVPSLGQPCFPLSVLDLSGAADLRKGLLTEHAVKSFRPAQLTAEMSEASRRKFFHTDFRLPTLRTDLIKPYPIYYSREQVLRAPTAPFAFYENMNAVRFVDFYSKETIANFPLSLDGGKVLSGKSVLTARGAGTDNKGIQYGTSPAGIQISPTAGLPLAKGGTGAEKARGGRGKRAANKQKTFPCEVCGKIFNAHYNLTRHMPVHTGARPFICKVCGKGFRQASTLCRHKIIHTQEKPHKCQTCGKAFNRSSTLNTHMRIHAGYKPFVCEFCGKGFHQKGNYKNHRLTHSGEKAYKCHICNKAFHQVYNLTFHMHTHNDKKPFTCDICGKGFCRNFDLKKHIRKLHDGGNAGTVPGTASSSPCVSPTPNVPDKQQQQETTLPAAE, encoded by the exons ATGCCAAAGTCATTTCTGGTGAAGACGGTGAAGGGAAAGGACTCTGCGGACGCTCGGCATAGAGTGAGCGAGACCCCGCACACTTACTCAG AGCCCTGGAGCTACACAGAGGAAGGACTCGTCGATAACGCTTTCTCAGGACACCAGAGTGACAACGGAATGAACATGGCAATGTTCGGAACCCTGGCTACACGCGCCGAGCTCGGCGGAGGCACCAAGACCACCGGCCCGCAGCCAGGCGACAGGGACAGTGGTTGCTCACTCGCTGCCCGAGTCGAGCCCCGCTCGTCCGACAAGAAAGAACTGGCTTTCTCCATAGCACGAATTATGGAGCCGTCGCCGAACAAACCCACCCCGAGGCTGTCCGCGGGCACCGCCGTGGACTCCACCGCTGACTTCCGACGCGGCGTCCCGTCCCTGGGCCAGCCCTGTTTCCCCCTCTCTGTACTGGACCTGAGCGGTGCCGCGGACTTACGGAAGGGACTCCTGACAGAACACGCCGTCAAGTCGTTCCGTCCGGCACAGCTAACCGCCGAAATGTCAGAGGCGAGCCGTCGGAAATTCTTCCACACGGACTTTCGACTCCCGACACTCCGCACGGACTTGATCAAGCCCTACCCGATCTACTACAGCAGAGAACAGGTCCTGCGCGCGCCGACGGCTCCCTTCGCCTTCTACGAGAACATGAACGCCGTGAGATTTGTGGACTTCTACTCTAAAGAGACTATCGCCAACTTTCCCCTGTCACTGGACGGAGGCAAGGTGCTGAGCGGTAAGTCCGTGCTGACGGCCCGAGGCGCCGGGACAGACAATAAGGGCATTCAGTACGGGACCAGCCCGGCCGGCATCCAGATCAGCCCCACCGCAGGATTGCCGCTAGCGAAGGGCGGGACTGGAGCAGAAAAGGCTCGGGGCGGGCGTGGGAAACGTGCCGCCAACAAACAGAAGACCTTCCCGTGCGAAGTCTGCGGGAAGATCTTCAACGCGCACTACAATCTCACCCGCCACATGCCCGTGCACACGGGAGCCAGGCCCTTCATCTGCAAGGTGTGCGGCAAAGGTTTCCGCCAGGCCTCCACGCTGTGCCGACACAAGATCATCCACACACAGGAGAAGCCTCACAAGTGCCAGACCTGCGGCAAGGCCTTCAACCGGAGCTCCACGCTCAACACACACATGCGGATCCACGCCGGATACAAACCCTTCGTCTGCGAGTTCTGCGGTAAGGGCTTCCACCAAAAGGGCAACTACAAAAACCACCGGCTGACGCACTCCGGCGAGAAGGCTTACAAGTGTCACATCTGCAACAAGGCCTTTCACCAGGTGTACAACCTGACCTtccacatgcacacgcacaacGACAAGAAACCCTTCACCTGCGACATCTGCGGCAAGGGCTTCTGCAGAAACTTCGACCTGAAGAAGCACATACGTAAGCTACACGACGGCGGGAACGCCGGTACGGTGCCGGGTACGGCCTCGTCCAGCCCCTGCGTCAGCCCTACACCTAACGTACcggacaaacaacaacaacaagaaacaacacTTCCAGCCGCAGAGTAA
- the LOC118416447 gene encoding fez family zinc finger protein 1-like isoform X1, with amino-acid sequence MGREAGFHRKHGAEVTGAGRGACGNRWPYTHTQEPWSYTEEGLVDNAFSGHQSDNGMNMAMFGTLATRAELGGGTKTTGPQPGDRDSGCSLAARVEPRSSDKKELAFSIARIMEPSPNKPTPRLSAGTAVDSTADFRRGVPSLGQPCFPLSVLDLSGAADLRKGLLTEHAVKSFRPAQLTAEMSEASRRKFFHTDFRLPTLRTDLIKPYPIYYSREQVLRAPTAPFAFYENMNAVRFVDFYSKETIANFPLSLDGGKVLSGKSVLTARGAGTDNKGIQYGTSPAGIQISPTAGLPLAKGGTGAEKARGGRGKRAANKQKTFPCEVCGKIFNAHYNLTRHMPVHTGARPFICKVCGKGFRQASTLCRHKIIHTQEKPHKCQTCGKAFNRSSTLNTHMRIHAGYKPFVCEFCGKGFHQKGNYKNHRLTHSGEKAYKCHICNKAFHQVYNLTFHMHTHNDKKPFTCDICGKGFCRNFDLKKHIRKLHDGGNAGTVPGTASSSPCVSPTPNVPDKQQQQETTLPAAE; translated from the coding sequence AGCCCTGGAGCTACACAGAGGAAGGACTCGTCGATAACGCTTTCTCAGGACACCAGAGTGACAACGGAATGAACATGGCAATGTTCGGAACCCTGGCTACACGCGCCGAGCTCGGCGGAGGCACCAAGACCACCGGCCCGCAGCCAGGCGACAGGGACAGTGGTTGCTCACTCGCTGCCCGAGTCGAGCCCCGCTCGTCCGACAAGAAAGAACTGGCTTTCTCCATAGCACGAATTATGGAGCCGTCGCCGAACAAACCCACCCCGAGGCTGTCCGCGGGCACCGCCGTGGACTCCACCGCTGACTTCCGACGCGGCGTCCCGTCCCTGGGCCAGCCCTGTTTCCCCCTCTCTGTACTGGACCTGAGCGGTGCCGCGGACTTACGGAAGGGACTCCTGACAGAACACGCCGTCAAGTCGTTCCGTCCGGCACAGCTAACCGCCGAAATGTCAGAGGCGAGCCGTCGGAAATTCTTCCACACGGACTTTCGACTCCCGACACTCCGCACGGACTTGATCAAGCCCTACCCGATCTACTACAGCAGAGAACAGGTCCTGCGCGCGCCGACGGCTCCCTTCGCCTTCTACGAGAACATGAACGCCGTGAGATTTGTGGACTTCTACTCTAAAGAGACTATCGCCAACTTTCCCCTGTCACTGGACGGAGGCAAGGTGCTGAGCGGTAAGTCCGTGCTGACGGCCCGAGGCGCCGGGACAGACAATAAGGGCATTCAGTACGGGACCAGCCCGGCCGGCATCCAGATCAGCCCCACCGCAGGATTGCCGCTAGCGAAGGGCGGGACTGGAGCAGAAAAGGCTCGGGGCGGGCGTGGGAAACGTGCCGCCAACAAACAGAAGACCTTCCCGTGCGAAGTCTGCGGGAAGATCTTCAACGCGCACTACAATCTCACCCGCCACATGCCCGTGCACACGGGAGCCAGGCCCTTCATCTGCAAGGTGTGCGGCAAAGGTTTCCGCCAGGCCTCCACGCTGTGCCGACACAAGATCATCCACACACAGGAGAAGCCTCACAAGTGCCAGACCTGCGGCAAGGCCTTCAACCGGAGCTCCACGCTCAACACACACATGCGGATCCACGCCGGATACAAACCCTTCGTCTGCGAGTTCTGCGGTAAGGGCTTCCACCAAAAGGGCAACTACAAAAACCACCGGCTGACGCACTCCGGCGAGAAGGCTTACAAGTGTCACATCTGCAACAAGGCCTTTCACCAGGTGTACAACCTGACCTtccacatgcacacgcacaacGACAAGAAACCCTTCACCTGCGACATCTGCGGCAAGGGCTTCTGCAGAAACTTCGACCTGAAGAAGCACATACGTAAGCTACACGACGGCGGGAACGCCGGTACGGTGCCGGGTACGGCCTCGTCCAGCCCCTGCGTCAGCCCTACACCTAACGTACcggacaaacaacaacaacaagaaacaacacTTCCAGCCGCAGAGTAA
- the LOC118416447 gene encoding fez family zinc finger protein 1-like isoform X3 has product MNMAMFGTLATRAELGGGTKTTGPQPGDRDSGCSLAARVEPRSSDKKELAFSIARIMEPSPNKPTPRLSAGTAVDSTADFRRGVPSLGQPCFPLSVLDLSGAADLRKGLLTEHAVKSFRPAQLTAEMSEASRRKFFHTDFRLPTLRTDLIKPYPIYYSREQVLRAPTAPFAFYENMNAVRFVDFYSKETIANFPLSLDGGKVLSGKSVLTARGAGTDNKGIQYGTSPAGIQISPTAGLPLAKGGTGAEKARGGRGKRAANKQKTFPCEVCGKIFNAHYNLTRHMPVHTGARPFICKVCGKGFRQASTLCRHKIIHTQEKPHKCQTCGKAFNRSSTLNTHMRIHAGYKPFVCEFCGKGFHQKGNYKNHRLTHSGEKAYKCHICNKAFHQVYNLTFHMHTHNDKKPFTCDICGKGFCRNFDLKKHIRKLHDGGNAGTVPGTASSSPCVSPTPNVPDKQQQQETTLPAAE; this is encoded by the coding sequence ATGAACATGGCAATGTTCGGAACCCTGGCTACACGCGCCGAGCTCGGCGGAGGCACCAAGACCACCGGCCCGCAGCCAGGCGACAGGGACAGTGGTTGCTCACTCGCTGCCCGAGTCGAGCCCCGCTCGTCCGACAAGAAAGAACTGGCTTTCTCCATAGCACGAATTATGGAGCCGTCGCCGAACAAACCCACCCCGAGGCTGTCCGCGGGCACCGCCGTGGACTCCACCGCTGACTTCCGACGCGGCGTCCCGTCCCTGGGCCAGCCCTGTTTCCCCCTCTCTGTACTGGACCTGAGCGGTGCCGCGGACTTACGGAAGGGACTCCTGACAGAACACGCCGTCAAGTCGTTCCGTCCGGCACAGCTAACCGCCGAAATGTCAGAGGCGAGCCGTCGGAAATTCTTCCACACGGACTTTCGACTCCCGACACTCCGCACGGACTTGATCAAGCCCTACCCGATCTACTACAGCAGAGAACAGGTCCTGCGCGCGCCGACGGCTCCCTTCGCCTTCTACGAGAACATGAACGCCGTGAGATTTGTGGACTTCTACTCTAAAGAGACTATCGCCAACTTTCCCCTGTCACTGGACGGAGGCAAGGTGCTGAGCGGTAAGTCCGTGCTGACGGCCCGAGGCGCCGGGACAGACAATAAGGGCATTCAGTACGGGACCAGCCCGGCCGGCATCCAGATCAGCCCCACCGCAGGATTGCCGCTAGCGAAGGGCGGGACTGGAGCAGAAAAGGCTCGGGGCGGGCGTGGGAAACGTGCCGCCAACAAACAGAAGACCTTCCCGTGCGAAGTCTGCGGGAAGATCTTCAACGCGCACTACAATCTCACCCGCCACATGCCCGTGCACACGGGAGCCAGGCCCTTCATCTGCAAGGTGTGCGGCAAAGGTTTCCGCCAGGCCTCCACGCTGTGCCGACACAAGATCATCCACACACAGGAGAAGCCTCACAAGTGCCAGACCTGCGGCAAGGCCTTCAACCGGAGCTCCACGCTCAACACACACATGCGGATCCACGCCGGATACAAACCCTTCGTCTGCGAGTTCTGCGGTAAGGGCTTCCACCAAAAGGGCAACTACAAAAACCACCGGCTGACGCACTCCGGCGAGAAGGCTTACAAGTGTCACATCTGCAACAAGGCCTTTCACCAGGTGTACAACCTGACCTtccacatgcacacgcacaacGACAAGAAACCCTTCACCTGCGACATCTGCGGCAAGGGCTTCTGCAGAAACTTCGACCTGAAGAAGCACATACGTAAGCTACACGACGGCGGGAACGCCGGTACGGTGCCGGGTACGGCCTCGTCCAGCCCCTGCGTCAGCCCTACACCTAACGTACcggacaaacaacaacaacaagaaacaacacTTCCAGCCGCAGAGTAA